The bacterium region CGACTGGGAGCGTCTGTCGGAACTCTCGCTCTGGCGCAGGGCGCTGGCGTGTGCGGAAGAGGAGGGCGCGAGAGATCGCCGCGTCTTGCGCACGCGCGCGACCGTGAGCTTGATCGACATTCTCGCCACCGACCTCATCGAGACGACGAGTGCGGAACTCGAAGATTGCGAGATTCGCACGCCCGAAGAAGTCCGAGTCTGCGAGCGACCCCTGGTCGGGTTTTCGAGCGCGGTTCGCAAGGAGACGCGCGACGCGGCCAGGCACCTGACGGAGCATTTCTACCGCCACCCGAAGGTCATCGAGATGGCAGATCGCGCGGGGGGCATCCTGCGAGGCCTGTGGTCGGCTTACGGTTCCGAACCCGAACGATTGCCTTTCCAGGTCCGTGAGCGCATCGGCCAGGAGCCGATCGAGCGCGCGATTGCGGACTATATTTCGGGAATGACGGACCGATTCGCGCTCGACGAGTATCGCAAGCTCCACGGGTCGGGCTGAGGATTTTGTTCTCCAGGGTCGGCTCGCGCGGGCCTGAAGGCTCCCGATTGTATACAGTCAGGCTAGGTGTCCCGCCGTTTCGCGGGGCGGATTTAGACCCGCGCTGTTCGGCAGGCGCCCTAGCGCCACCCCTCCAGAGCCAACGCGCCGGGAGCAAAATGGGAGGTTCTACGTGAGGAAGCGAGGTTGGGGCCGTCGAAGCGCCCCCCGGCTGCTCGATCGAGTTGGAGATTTCAAACCACTGGGGCTGAAGGATATTCGCAGCCTCGATGCTATCGAAGGGGCCCCCGAGGGCCTGGAACTGGGCGTGGGCCTGCTAGACGGCGCCCGCTCGACTGCGGTGGTGGTCAGTAGCCACGACGGACTCGATCTGCTGGGCTGGGCCTGGGTTGCCGCATTCAGAGGCGGGGATCCCGAGATCCTCAGTTCGGCGCTGGTCGTCGCACCGGTGATCGGTCAAAACACTCGCGCGGCGGCCGCGGCGGCCGCGCAGCGTGGGCCAGCCTTGAGTCTGGTGGCAATGCCTTCACTGGCAGACGGTAAGGACGCGGTTTTCGACTTGGAGCGCTATCCGGAAAACGGCGCCGGGGGCGAGATCGACGGAGCGGCGACCCTCTTTGATCGCGTCGTTCGGGTGCTCGACGGCGCTGCTGCGTTGACAGGTCGCGGGGCAATGCGTTCCGCCGGTGCAAACCAGGTTCTTTACCTGTGCGGGGAACGGATCGCCTGGGTGTCACAGCAGGGGGATGGCGTTTCGGTCAATATGCTCCTGCCGGAAAGTCGCGAAATTCGCATCAACGAAGCCAATATCTCTCGCTGGGGCGTCGAACTGCCCGACGTGATCCTCAAACTGGCGCAGGAAGACCGCCTGCTCGAGGGCGAAGCCGCTCAGCGGGCCGAGGTCGTCGATCAGATCGCAGTTGCCGTGGGCGCGCGTGTCGCAGCCCGCTGGTTGCCGTGGAACGAAGAAGGGGCGGATCCGATCGACTGGGTCGGTGTAGATGGCTCCGGGCGGCCTCTGATCGGAGCGGTTCGTTCCAAAGTCGAGTTGGGACATGTTCCCGGGTTGATTGCAGGATGTCTGCGGCTGCAATCCGAACTCGACTTCTGGGCGCCAGGGGCGTCCGGCATTCCGCGCCTGGTCCTTTCGTGCGAGGACATCGCGGCTGATGCCCAACAGATTCTCACCGTGCTCAGTGGAGAGGGGGATCCGGCCAGGCTCATGTCCACGACCACGGTTACCGTCCGCCACGAGCGATCCAGCGGTGCTTCTCGGGCCGAGCGAGATCGCCGAGATTCGCGCGGGCGTTCCGATCGTGTCCGTTTGGAACGCGGGGATCGCTCGGAATCCGGGGATCGACCGGGACGCGGGGATCGCTCGGAATCCGGGGATCGACCGGGACGCGGCGATCGTTCGGAATCCGGGGATCGCTCGGCACGCGGGGATCGCTCGGAATCCGGGGATCGCCCGGGACGCGGCGATCGTTCGGAATCCGGTGATCGACCGGGACGCGGCGATCGTTCGGAGATCGCCGATGCCACGGAGCGGAGTGCGGACGGCGATCGGGGAGAGTCGGCGGAACTCGATGATCGTGCCGGACGTCCGCGACGGCGTTCGCGGCGACGGCGGCGGGGGCGGAGCGATGAGACTTCTCGACCCGAAGAATCGGGGGAGGAACTTGCCGTTGCGATGCTCGATGCGGACGCAGCGAAGGGGGATGGCGGCGAGCTCCTGGGTGAGCAGGTCGCCGAGACCGCCGATGTCGAGGAAAAACCCGACGATGGCGAAACTCAGCCGGTGGGGCCGGAAGACAAGGTCGATCTGGAAGTAGAGGCCGTGCTCGACGAGGCCGCCGCTGCCGAGGAAACTCCCGAGATCGTCGAACCTCCCCGCGTTCGCCGCTCGCGCGCTGCCATCGTGGTCTGTGACGAACCGGATTCCGTACTCGCCGCACTCGTGCTCGCTCGTGACCGACGCAACATCGTGTCGTTCCGTGTGGTGCCTCAGGACGGCTTGATGGATTTCTTCAAGGGATCGGCGAACGACATTCCCGACAATGTCGATATTGTGATGGTTGGTTTCACGGCCCAACCTCACGCCAAGGATGTCCTGGATACCGTCGAACTGTTTCGGGGTCGCATACAGTGGCTGGACAATCACGAGTGGCCAGTCGAAGACGCAGAACGTATGCGCGAGGTCATCGGTTCCGATTCTCTGTTGATCGTCGACAATGCCTCCAGCCCCCTGGCTGCCGTCAATCAGGTAACCGAAAGGCGCAGTCGTTTTACCGACAAGCTGCTCGATGCGTCGGCCCGACGTCTGTCCGAGAACGACATGGTGAAATGGGGTTATAAGTTCGCAGGCTTGACGAAATCACTCGCGGCGAATCCGGGTGAGCATCGAGCCGATATCGTACCCGTGCTTTCGGGCAAACCCGCGGAAATCGTCGAGGCGGAGGCGGTATACCGAGCCGAGGAAGAGTGGGTAGAAGAGAACGATCCGCGCATCGTCCATTTCGGCGAATACGAGATGGCTGTGGCAAGGGTGCCGTCGCAACTCGATCCGGGAGAAATCGGTCGGAAGTTGCGCAATATGACCGGAGCGCGATTGTCGCTTTCGGCCCGCGAAGGTGATGAGTTGCTGGTCCTGGGATGCAACGACGAAAAGCGGCCGATGAATGTGACGGGTCTGGTGGAGCAGATGAGTTCTGCCTTGCCGTGGGCTGCGCCGAAGTCCGGTGGCGATCGCATCGGTCGTGTCCAGGTCGAGGATCTCGACGCCCATCCCGAACGGATGGAAGCCGTGATCGGCGAAATCGTGCGGAACCGCTCGATGCTCTATGGCTGAACGGGTTGCGACGATCCCCATCAAGGAGATCTACCGCTCGTTACAGGGAGAGTCGACTTTCGCAGGTTGGCCCTGCACGTTCGTGCGCACGGTCGGCTGCGATATTCGCTGCAGCTATTGCGATGAAGACCAGGCGTTCACTGGCGGGGAGCGCTTGAGCGTCGCCGAGATCGTCGAGCGCGTGACCGAGCTCGGCATCTCGCTGGTCGAGATCACGGGCGGGGAGCCTTTGACGCAACCTGATGTACCTCTACTGGTCGAGTCTCTCCTCGACATCGGTCATCAGGTGCTCGTCGAGACCGGTGGGCATCGCGATATCTCGTTGCTCGACGACCGGGCGCACGTGATCGTCGATATCAAGACACCCGGAAGCGGAATGCTGGAGCGCGTCGATTTTTCGAACCTGGAGCGATTGCGCGAAGGCGATGAACTCAAGTTCGTCCTATGCGATCGCGCGGACTACGAGTGGGCGCGCGGTTTGATCCGCGAGAACGATCTCGACGAGAAGGTTCCGGTGCATCTGTCGCCCGTACACGGGCAGATGGACCCGCAGGATCTGGTTGCCTGGATGCTCGAAGACGGACTCGACGCGCACCTGAACCTTCAGTTGCACAAGTACATCTGGGGAGCCGATCGGCAGGGTGTGTAGCCGGATCGCTTCTCAGCTGTAGATTTCGGAACCGCCTTTGCGAAACTCCTGAGCCTTTTCCTGCAAGCCGGATCCGATTGCGTCTTTCTCTCCGAGTTTTTGTCTGGCGGCGTAGTCGCGAACCTGCTGCGTGATCTCCATGCTGCAGAACTTGGGTCCGCACATCGAGCAGAAGTGTGCGGCCTTGGCATTATCTGCGGGCAGGGTTTCGTCGTGGAAGCTGCGCGCCATTTCCGGGTCGAGGGAAAGATTGAACTGGTCCTCCCAACGGAACTCGAAGCGCGCCTTCGATACTGCGTCATCTCGCGACTGGGCGCCGGGGTGTCCTTTCGCGAGATCGGCGGCGTGAGCCGCGATCTTGTAAGTGATGACTCCCGCGCGCACGTCTTCGCGATTGGGCAGTCCCAGGTGTTCCTTGGGTGTTACGTAGCAAAGCATGGCCGTTCCGAACCAGCCGATCATGGCGGCTCCGATCGCCGAGGTGATGTGGTCATAGCCCGGCGCGATATCGGTCGTGAGCGGTCCCAGGGTGTAGAAGGGCGCCTCGTGACAGAGTTCGGATTGCTTGTCCACGTTCTCCTTGATCTGGTGCATCGGGACGTGTCCGGGGCCTTCGATGATCACCTGGACGTCGTGTTCCCAGGCTTTTGTCGTCAGTTCCCCGAGCGTTTCGAGTTCGGCGAACTGTGCGGCATCGTTCGCGTCGGCGATCGATCCCGGGCGCAGGCCATCGCCGAGCGAGAAGGCCACGTCGTAGGCCTTCATGACCTCGCAGATCTCGTCGAAGTGCGTGTACAGGAAGTTCTCTTTGTGATGCGCGAGGCACCACTTGGCCAGGATCGAGCCGCCGCGCGAAACAATACCCGTCGTACGACTAGCCGTGAGCGGTACGTAAGGCAGGCGAACACCTGCGTGAATCGTGAAGTAATCGACTCCCTGCTCCGCCTGCTCGATCAAGGTGTCCAGGAATAGTTCCAGGGTCAGTTCTTCGGGCTGGCCGCCGACCTTCTCGAGCGCCTGATAGATGGGCACTGTACCGATCGGGACCGCGGAATTGCGGATGATCCACTCGCGCGTCGTGTGGATATTGGCGCCCGTCGACAAATCCATGACCGTGTCGGTTCCCCACTGAGTCGACCAGAGCAGCTTTTCGACTTCTTCGTCGATCGAGGAACTCACGGTGGAGTTGCCGATATTGGCGTTGACTTTTACCAGGAACTTTCGACCGATGATCATCGGTTCGCATTCCGGGTGGTTCACGTTATTCGGGAGGATCGCTCGACCGCGTGCAATCTCGTCTCGCACCAGTTCCGGCTCGACGTTCTCGCGCAGCGCGACGAATTCCATCTCGGGTGTGATCTCTCCGCGTCGCGCGTAGTGCATCTGGGTGATGTTCTTGCCGGGACGGGCACGGAGTGCGTGACGACGCGTGCCCGGGAAATCCACTTCGACCCCGCTGCGACCGTTGTCCTCGGGTCGGATTCCACGGCCCTCGTAGGACTCGACGTCGTCGCGATCCTGGATCCATTTCTCTCGCAGAGGCGGCAGTCCGTGCAGAAGATCGACCTGAATATCCGGATCTCCGTGGGGACCACTCGTGTCATACACGCGGACAGGAGAATCGGACTCGCTCTGGCCTGCGGCAGATGTGAGTTCTATTTCGCGCATCGGAACGCGAATATCGGGGCGTGAACCGGTCAAGTACACACGCTTCGATCGGGGGAATCCCCGCGGTTCGCTTCGCTCGCTCATCGCGTCTCCTCATCTGACATGGGTCCGGGGCGGAAGAGTGTACCGCGCGCGGACCATACCTGGCGCGCGTGTGCCATAGCCTACGCTCAGGGTACAGAACGCCTTCACGTGGCGGAAGACCGCGAGCCATCCTCCTACAACGACGTAGCAGGCGAAGGCGCAAGCCATTAGGATATGCCGCCCTTTTGCCCCGGGCGGGGCGGTGTAGCTCAGTTGGTTAGAGCAGACGGCTCATATCCGTCGAGTCGGGGGTTCGAGTCCCTCCACCGCCACCAGCAGACCCGGCAGGGGGCACTCGCGATAATCCCCCCCCCTCAGTGACCCAAACTCGGAGGGACCACGCGTGGAAAATGGCGGATGGCTGGCTTGGCTCGACTCGGTCTTCCAGTCCTATATTGTCAGTCCGATCGCTTCGGTCCTGTTCTATGACCTGGTTTTCTGGGACAACGGAGCGGACGGAGAAATCCAGTTACCGCTCGTCGTGGCGTGGCTGGTCATGGGCGCATTCTTCTTCACGCTGCGCTTCCAGTTCATCAACCTGCGCGGCTTTCTCCACTCGATTCGCTGCGTTCGCGGCGTCTACGCGAAGGCCGGTGATCCCGGTGAGATCACCCACTTCCAGGCGCTTTCGGCGGCGCTCTCGGCGACCGTGGGCCTGGGCAATATTGCCGGTGTGGCGGTCGCCGTCGGAGTGGGAGGTCCCGGAGCGGTCTTCTGGATGATCGTCGCGGGTGCGCTCGGTATGAACTCAAAGTTCGCCGAGTGCACTCTGGGTATGAAGTACCGGGTCACCCGCCCCGACGGCCACGTCTCGGGTGGTCCCATGCACTATCTGCGCACCGGACTCGAGGAGATCGGCTGGGGGCGACTAGGCCGGGTCCTTGCGCCCGTCGCCGCCATCATGTGCATCGGCGGGAGCTTCGGTGGCGGCAATATGTTCCAGTCGAACCAGTCGTACGCGCAGCTCGCGTCTGTCGTACCTGCTCTCGACGGACCGCTGGGCGCAGTCTCGTTTGGACTGGCGCTCGTGGTACTGGTAGGGGTGGTCATCATTGGCGGTATCCGGCGCATCGGACGCGTGGCCAGCACGCTCGTGCCATTCATGTGCGGCGTCTATGTGACCTGCGGGCTGCTGATTCTGCTCTACCATGCAACGGAGATTCCGGCCGCATTCGGCAAGATCGTGCAGCTCGCGTTCTCGTTCGAAGCTGGACTGGGAGGCTTCGTCGGCGTCCTGGTGCAGGGTTTCCGCCGGGCCGCGTTCAGTAACGAGGCGGGCGTCGGTAGCGCCGCCATCGCCCACAGCGCGGCGACCACGAACGAGCCGATTCGCGAGGGCATGGTTGCGCTCCTCGAGCCATTCATCGACACCATCATCGTCTGCACGATGACCGGTCTGGTCATCGTCGTGACCGGTGCCTACGAACACCCCGACGCCGGAAGCGGAATCCAGATGACGTCCTGGGCCTTTGCCACGCTATTTCCGTGGTTCCCGGTCGTGTTGACGGTTACGGCGCTGCTGTTCGCGTTCAGCACCATGATTTCGTGGAGCTACTACGGAGAGCAGTGCTGGGTGGAGCTCTTCGGTCTGCGCTCGATCATGCTCTACAAGCTGCTCTTTCTGCTCTGCGTGTGGGCAGGAGCCGTATTTGAGGCGAAGGCCGTACTCGACTTCGGTGACCTGATGATCCTGGGCATGGCGCTACCCAACATCACCGGTGTGGTGCTCTTGTCCGGCGTCGTCAAGCGTGATCTCGAGACTTATCTCGGCAAGCTGGCCGCCGGAGAGTTCGAGGCGGACTGAACGCAAAGGGGTCGCCATGGCCGAAGCCGTGGCGACCCCCCGAACTACGCTGTGGCCTGCGTGGTCGTCTGCGTCGCCGTGAGTGCGGCAACCTGATCCTGACCCGGTAGGTCCTGAGCCGGGATGCGCCACTGCTTGCCAATTCGGACAGCACCGATCTGGCCCGACTCGATCAGTCGGTAGACTGTGCGCGCCGAGATGCGCAGATAGCTGGCAGCCTCACGGACTGTGACTAGATTCTCTCTCATTGCCCTGACCCCCATTACAGTGCTGATGAAACCCCACGCCGGCCTTCTTTTGACCGCCTTGGGCGCTGCGGGATGACTGTCGTTCACAGTTCGCCAACCCCGTCTCACGAGCACGTTTTCGACAGAAATCACGTGCACTTGATGGGTCATCTTGTATATTTCTTTCTGATGGAAACAAATCAGTCGCACAAAGGCTGGACTCTTCTGCTCTATGAGCAAGATGGTCTCGTAACCGATCGACTGCGCCAGATGGCGCAAGCGGAGGGTTTTCAGACATGTGCGGTGGACAACATCGATCTATTTCACGCCCTGCGCGCTCAATTCAGCTTTGATCTTTTCGCTGTAGGTGTAAGGAATCCGAGGGACCTGGACGGGCTCCAGTCCATCATGAAAATTGAACCTTTGGTGTTACTCGCGCCACTGCGCGGCAAGGGCGGAGTGACGCACTATCGCGTTGCCATTCCCGGCGCCAGCATCCTCGATCGCGACCTGCGCGATCCCGATGCCCTTCGTCGAGTGGTGCGTGCGGACGGCGCCGATACGAGCAGCGTCGGAACACCCGATCCCGTGAGATCCGCCTTTGAGCTGTTCGGGTTGTCCGAGCGACAGCTCGACGTGCTCAGCTGTGCGCTCATGGGTGAGAGTGGATCCGATATTGCGCAGAAGCTGTTCATCAGTGAACTGACCGTGCGCAACCATCTGCACGCCATCTACGAACGCGTGGGGGTCAGCGGGCGACGGGAGTTGCTCGGTCGGTTCGTGCAGGGCCTGATCGAAGGGCACGCCTGATCAGAGCAGTTCGAGATACTCGATCAACTGACGGAACTCGAGTTCCCTGATCTTGTGATCGCCCGCTTGGAGCATCGCCTTCACCGCTTCTTCGAGACCTTGCCAGCGTCCGTCGTGTCCGTACGGGGAACGCTTCGAGACGCCCAGCAGGCTCGGAACGTTCCAGAGACCTCCACTGCCGACGTCGGAGTTCACGGCTCGCGTGAAAAGCGGCGGTGGGTGGCACTCGTCACACTCCAGCGTCAAGAAGACTTCGTAGCCGCGCTGTGACGCGAGCGTGGACGGATCGACCGGTATGCCGTCTTCCTGCACGCGGCCGCGATCGAAAGGCGGGATCGAGAGCGCGTAAGCAACCAGCGCCGCCAGGTCACGTCCTGCGAGCGTCGAGTTGCGCATCTCGATTCGCAACATGCGATCGATAACCTGTTCCGCCGTCTCGATCGAACCATCGGACAGATAGGGAGCGCTCAGCCAGATGCCGCGTGTCGGGAGCGTGAGCCGAGCGTCTTCGCTTCCGTGCTCCACCGGCTCCCCCTGGCGATAGGCTTTTCCGTCGCTGCCACCTCCGGGATGACAGGTTGCGCAGGAACGACGACCGTCACCGGATACCCCATTGTCGCGGAACAGGAAGGCACCTCGTTGAACCAGATCGGGGTCCAGGCGAGGTTGCGGAGGCAACCTGCGATTGGGTGCGCACGACACCAAGGCGGCGCCGAGCGCAAACGCGATAGCAATTCGCGCGATCTCAGACCCGATGCAGAGATTCCAGAACATGCTTTTGCACCTTTCCCGACGCCGTGCGCGGCAGTTCATCGACTGTGATGACGTCCCGGGGAAGTTTGAATACGGCGAGGCGTTCGCGGGCCCACTCGAGCAGGTCCGTCGAATCCAGAGGCTCGCGAACCGGCACGACGAAAGCTCGCCCCGCTTCTCCCCAACGCGAATCCGAGACGCCCACGACTGCGACCTCCGAGACGTTGCGATGACCCTCGAGTACACGCTCGACCTCGGCTGGGTACACGTTCTCTCCACCGCTGATGTACAGCTCCTTGAGCCGCCCGACCAGGGTGACCAGTCCTCGCTCGTTCATCACGCCCAGATCTCCGGTGCGGTGCCAGCCCTCGATCCGCGATGCGGCCGTCTCTTCCGGTCGGTTCCAGTATCCGCTCATCACGATCGGGCCGTTGACCAGCACTTCGCCCTCCGCTCCGGGAGCAACGGTTCGCCCGTGCTCGTCGCCGATCCGGACTTGGCCGTGTTTCACCGGGCTTCCCACAGAACCGGCCGACTTCAGGGCGTCGTCTGCTCCGAGGCAACACAGAATCGAGGTTTCTGTCTGCCCGTAGCCCTGGATCAGGGAGGTGCCGATCTCGTGGAAGCGCTCGACGGTGGATACCTCGAGCGCGGCCCCGGCGGCGAATGCGATGCGCAGGGTGCGCCAGAGTTCGGGCTGCAGTCCCGCGTCGATCATCCGTCGGTACATGACGGGAACGGCGCCGAGTAGAGTTGCCCGCTCTCGTGCCAGCGTCTGCTGAAGCCCCAGGGGATCGAATCGGTCCACGAGCGCGATCGTGGCACCGGCGTAGAGCAACGGCACGGACAGGATCTTCAAGCCGAATGAATGAAACAGGGGGATCGGAACGACGCCGACATCATCGCTTCGCAGGCCGAAGTAGGCCTGCGCATTGAGCGTGTTGTACAGCGTCTTGCGATGCGGCAGAACCGCGCCCTTGGGGACGCCGGTCGTGCCGCTCGTGTACATGATGACCTGAGGGCTCTCGCCACCCGGAGCAGGGCGGAGCGGCGACGCGTGTTCGGGGAGGCGCGTTTGAAACGCTTTGCGCTCGATCGAGAGCGTTTCATCGAGGTCGGCAATCTCGTGTTCTGCGGAGTGGATCAGAAGCGCCGCGCTGCAGTCACGAACCTGGAAGTGCAACTCGGTTTCCGTCAGCCGAGTGTTGAGCGGCACACAGATCGCCCCGAGTCGCGCGCAGGCGAAATAGACTTCGAGGTACAGGGGCTCGCTGGGCAGGGCGAGGGCCACGCGATCCCCCCGTTCGATGCCCAGGCTCACGAGTCCCGCGGCGACGCGATTCACGCGTTCCTCGAGTTCTCCATAGGAGATCCGCTCGCCGCCTTCGACGCTGATCGCAAGCCGCTCCGGTTGCCGCTGCGCGTGCGCCGTCAGCCAGCTCGCGACATTCTGTTCTGGATCCACGGGCTGCGTCACGATTCCCGAAGTGTGCCAGAATATTGCGAAGCCCACGAAACAGGAGCCGAGTGATGAACCTGCGCGGCGAAGCGCTGAGAGTCGGAGATGTCATTCACAGGGAGCAGCGTCCTGTGGCTCGCGAGGTGATCGATTTTTACGCCGATACCTTCGGCGATCACCATCGGGCGTATTCGGGCGAAGGCGATGGTGATCCCGCGCTCGCCGGGCCGGTGGCTCCGCCGCTGCTGTACCACAGCGAGGTCTACAGCCATGTGGACCGCTGGTACCTTAAGAATCTGGTCGGGAACCTGCACACGCGTCAGGAGTGGTTCCTTTTTGCGCCGCTGCGGCCCGGTACGAACATCCAGACACGTTCTACGCTGGTCGATCGCTACCGCAAGCGGGATCGAGACATCCTCGTGAACGAGGTCGACTACAGCGATGAATCCGGACGTCTGCTGGTTCGCGGACGAACGCATCAGAGCTTTCTGGCCGAGCGCGCGGAAGCCGAGGATGGATTCGTCGTCGACCGCGACAGTCAGAAGCGAAAAAAAGGCTCGGCGGGTCGGCCGGGGCAGGGCGATGGAGCTGAGATCGAGCCTTTCGAGATCTGTGTCGATCCAGAAACCTGCTGGCGTTTCAGTGGTCCAGGTCGCAACTACCACAACGATGTAGAGCAGGCGCGAAAATTCGGCTTTCCGGAGATCGTCGTACAGGGCCTGCTGTCCACGTGTCTGCTCTCGCAGATCATGGGCAACACGTTCGGCGGTGGCTGGTTCGCGGGCGGCCGCATGGATGTTCGCCTGGTCAATGTGTTGTGGGGTGGCGAGACCGTTCGAGCGCGCGGCAAGCTGGTTTCAGAACAGACCGAAGGCAGTTACACGCGTCGCACGCTCGAAGTCTGGGTCGAAAAAGTCGACGAAGCCCAGACGGTCGTGACCGTCGGAACTGCGAGCGCCCTGGTCTAGCCGGGTAGGGGTGAACCCTGGACCGATACCCGGCGAACGCGCTCGACACATCAGGAGTTCCGATGTCGAATTCAGATCCCCTCATCCTGACGGAGACCTTCGAACACGTCCGGATCCTCAAGCTCAACCGGCCGGTGAAGAAGAATGCACTGACCGAAGACCTGGGCTGGGCGATCATCGCGGCTGTGGAGGAAGCGGCGCGGGAAGATGAAATCTGGATCATTGGAATCACCGGCGCCGGTGACGCGTTCTGCAGCGGTCTGGATCTCTCTGCACGCGGTCGGGGAGAGAGCGCTTCGCCCCACTCGCCGCAGGACGAATTACTCGATGAACTGGGTTGGGTGAGTCGGTTTCCACTGGTCATGCGCGCGCGTTGCAGCAAGCTCGTGGTCGGAGGTATCAACGGCGTTGCCGTGGGCGCCGGTCTCTCGCTCGCCATGGCGACGGACGTGCGGATTGCCAACCGTCGAGCGCGCTTTCTGGCCGGTTATGCTCGCGCGGGCACTTCACCAGATGGCGGTCTCACGTTCACGCTGCCCCAGGCCATGGGCTATGAGGGCGCGCTCCGCTTTCTGGTCGAGCAGGAGATGATCAGTGCCGACGAGGCGTTGAAACGCGGCATCGTAGGAGAGGTCGTCGATGACGCCGACTTTGAAGCTCGCTTCCTCGAATACTGCACCCAACTCACCGGTGTATCGCCGATCGCCGCCCGCCAAACCAAGCGCATGCTGGGCGCGGCGAGTACCGCCATCGACCTCGAAGCCCATCTCAAGATTGAAATCGCCAACGCGCGGCGCGGACTTCAAACAGAAGACAGCGAGGAAGCCATCAAGGCCATCATGGAGAAACGAAAGCCGGTCTTTCGCGGCCTCTAGCCCGGATCCTCTGGGTTCCATCTCGAAGCCCTTCCGACGGATCGAGGCTGTGCCAGAATCTTCGCTGTCTAACTGAGCCTCTACAGGAGTGTGCGATGAGCGATCTCGCGACGACCCAACAGACCTGGCTGGACCAGGTGAAAGAAGAGATTGTCGATCCCGAGCGGTCGATCGTCGATCCGCACCATCACCTGTGGCATGAGCGTGGCTTTCCTGCCTATCTGCTCGAGGATCTCTGGGCCGATACGGGTAGCGGTCACAGGATTGAGAAGACCGTGTTTGTCGAGTGTCGTTCTGAGTACCGCAGCGACGGGCCTGTGAGCCGGCGGCCATTGGGTGAGATCGACTTCGTCGCGGGCATCGCAGAGCAATGTGCGAAAGGCGGACCGGGCCGTGCGCAGATCGCTGGACTTGTCTCGCACGCGGATCTGACTCTTGGTGATGCCGTTGAGGAGGTATTGATCGAGCAGCGCGAACGTGCTTCGCATCTGTTTCGCGGCGTCCGCCACGCGGGTGCGCGAGATCCTCATCCCGATGCTCTGATGATCCCCGGGCGTGCACCCGAGGGCCTGTACGCCGATCCCGACTTCAGAAAGGGCATGCGCGTACTGGGTCGCCTCGGTCATACCTATGACACATGGCACTACCATCACCAGAATCCCGCGTTTGCCGAACTCGCTCGAGCCGTTCCCGAAACGATCATGATCCTGGATCATTTTGGAACACCGCTCGGTGTCGGGGTCTATGCCGATCAACGCGAGGAGATCTTTGCCCAGTGGCAGCTCGACGTGGCCGAGATCGCCAGATGCGAGAACGTGGTGGCAAAGCTCGGCGGTCTGGCGATGCCTGACAACGGCTTTGGCTGGTTCGGTCGCGACAAGCCGCCGAGTTCGGATGAGTTCGTAGCGGCGCAGTCCCGCTACTACCTGCACATGATCGAGTGTTTTGGTCCGGATCGCTGCATGTTCGAAAGCAACTTCCCCGTCGACCGGGCTTCGATTTCCTATCCCGTGCTATGGAATGGACTCAAGAAGATCGTGAGCGACTTCTCCG contains the following coding sequences:
- a CDS encoding MaoC family dehydratase, with product MNLRGEALRVGDVIHREQRPVAREVIDFYADTFGDHHRAYSGEGDGDPALAGPVAPPLLYHSEVYSHVDRWYLKNLVGNLHTRQEWFLFAPLRPGTNIQTRSTLVDRYRKRDRDILVNEVDYSDESGRLLVRGRTHQSFLAERAEAEDGFVVDRDSQKRKKGSAGRPGQGDGAEIEPFEICVDPETCWRFSGPGRNYHNDVEQARKFGFPEIVVQGLLSTCLLSQIMGNTFGGGWFAGGRMDVRLVNVLWGGETVRARGKLVSEQTEGSYTRRTLEVWVEKVDEAQTVVTVGTASALV
- a CDS encoding amidohydrolase family protein, with the protein product MSDLATTQQTWLDQVKEEIVDPERSIVDPHHHLWHERGFPAYLLEDLWADTGSGHRIEKTVFVECRSEYRSDGPVSRRPLGEIDFVAGIAEQCAKGGPGRAQIAGLVSHADLTLGDAVEEVLIEQRERASHLFRGVRHAGARDPHPDALMIPGRAPEGLYADPDFRKGMRVLGRLGHTYDTWHYHHQNPAFAELARAVPETIMILDHFGTPLGVGVYADQREEIFAQWQLDVAEIARCENVVAKLGGLAMPDNGFGWFGRDKPPSSDEFVAAQSRYYLHMIECFGPDRCMFESNFPVDRASISYPVLWNGLKKIVSDFSEDEKNALFSGTATRIYRL